The Methanolobus sp. WCC4 genome includes the window TTAAGTGGGGTTCGAAGTTCATGGTTCATATTGCAGAGGAACTCGCTCTTCGTGCGGGAAGCGTTCTCTGCAAGTATCTTTGCGTCATGGATCGCTTTCTCGGCCTGTTTCGGTATACTTGTATCCTGAAGGGTCTCTATTGACCCGATTATCTTATTGTTGTGATCCCTGATGGGAGCTGCCGTAAAGAACATCCATTTGTTGATCGCATGAAAAAAATCTTCAGCCTGGTATCCGCCTTCTACAAAGGAAGAGGTAAGGTTCTTGTCACCATACAGCTTTTCGATGCTCTTCAGCGAACCATCAACTATCAGATCAGCAAGCACGGGTCTTTTCTCTTTATAGAAGGCCCTCCAGGCATCCTGGGTACCTATCATCTCACTGGCCCTGATGCCTGTTACGTTTTCACATGCCCGGTTCCAGTAGATCACATCATGGTCCGTGTTTATCACAAATGTTGGTATAGGGTTTCCATTGACTATCTGGAACAATTCATCCTTCTTGTCCTGAAGTTCTATCTCAGCATGTTTACGGGCAGTGATATCACGACCCACACCTACCAAACCAATGAGCTCGTTCTCCTCTGTGAAAAGAGGGGCTTTGACCGTCTCAAGAAGGACTTTCGTACCATCGGCACGGTCCATCCATTCAACACTTTTGTAAGACTTGCCTGAATCCAGAACCTTGCGGTCATTTGAACGGAAGAAATTTGCCTTGTTCCTGTCAAAGATATCATGACTCGTTCTTCCTACGATATCACTTACTGGTTTACCCACGTATTGAGAGAATATATCGTTGCAAGCAAGAAAGACACCATCTGTATCCTTGAAGAAAACAAGATCAGGGACCGATCTTAATAATCCCGAAAGGAGGGCCGTTTTCTGGAATAATTCCCTTTTTAGAGGATCAGATGTATCAAGACCTTTTTGATCAAAACCACCTTCAATATCATTGCCCGACAAAACTATAACTCCCACTTCTTAATGATCGAATAGTAGAACTGAACAAACAATTGCGGCACATGATATAAATATTTTGTATTTATTCGAAAAATATATTTGCAAATATAAGTAAAAGAGTCTATTGTACCAGATGATGACAGGGATCATAAAAGCAACTTGTCTTAGTTTCTGAAAGAAAAGAAGAACGAAACATCCGGAAAAAGAAGATCAGAGAAAACTTAAGAGCAGCAGACAATTGGGCACAGAAGGAATCAAACTGATAGAGAGCAAATGAGTGATGGATTTCCCCATTTGCTCTCTTTTTCACTAACTCCCGACTAGACCCATTCTGTATATTTGTGTGGTACAATTGTGTTTAGACTACGCCATGGTAGTTGAGGAATGAATAGTATGTCAACAGAGCGAACATAAGAGAGGCAAGAAATGTGCCGAAATTATATGTGTTGGAGTTAACGTGATATTCTGTCATGTTTTATCATGATATACTAGTATTTGCTAGTATATAAAACTAACTGTAATTTATCATGATTAATCATCTTATTTGATGGTGTACGAACTGTCATAGCAATATTATCCTGGAAATGAATAAAAAATACAGAATTCCTTTTTAATATTTGTCTTTTAAAAGTTAAAAAGATATTTAAGCTGCATAAACATTGATACTTATTGTCGATCCACAAGATATACATGGGAGTGAAAACAGATGTCAGATGATATTAAACAGAAAATTGTAGATTGCCTGAAAGAACATAAATGGTTGAACCTTGGGACAGTTGACAGGGATGGTAAACCAATGGTACATACCATGGCCTATGCATCCGATGGTGCAGTGATCTATTTCGGTACCGGAAAGGACACACGTAAAGTGGCTAATATGGCCAACAACCCGTACGTTGCCTGCACAGTGGACGATGACGAGGTAGAGGTAATGGCTATCACGGGTCTTCAGCTAGAGGGTAAAGCCTCCGTTGTAACTGATGAGAACGAAGCTGGCAAAGCCTACGGATTAATGCTTGAGAAATTCCCATTCATGGCTGAACTGCCAACAGAGAGTGAGAACCTTCTTTTCAAAGTAGAGCCTGTAAAAGCATATTACCTTGATTACACCAAAGGTTTCAGTCATCGCGACATGGTGACATACTGAAACTGATCAGAGCATTTTCTGGCAGGAAATATTCTTTTTGACCTGCCTCTTTTTTTATGAGATACCTGTATTCGATCACATCCATAAAAAGCAGGAAAAAAGGATCTTGCCTGCATGATAAAATATCAAGCCATGCCGGTAATCGATAAGTACCAGAAGAACAGAGAGAATGGAACAGCATTCAGATGAGGAAAAGCATGGACAGCATGGACAGCACAGACAATACTTCTAACATGGACGACATAAAAAGATACTTCTCACAGGAGTGCTTTGCTTCAAATTCCGGCATGATATTGACCGAAGTCTCAAAAGGATATGCAAAAGCAGAGATGATGATAGAGAAAAGACACCTCAATATTCTCGGCACAGTCCATGGTGGTGCGATATTCACACTTGCGGATATGGCATTCGCTGCTGCATCGAATTCACATGGAAACGTCGCTGTTGCTATCAATGCTGACATCTCATTTGTAAAAGCTGCATTTGAAGGCACCCTTTGTGCAGAAGCAAAGGAAACATCCATCAGCCCTAAGATATCAACTTACGTCATCAATGTCACAGATGAGAAGGGAGATATCGTTGCTATATTCAATGGCATGGCCTACAGGAAGAAGAACAGGCTGGATATTCCTGAAAAGTGACCGCCACTGAAAAGAGACGAGATCATTTACCGATAAAAAAAGAAATGAGATAGCTGAGTGGTCACACCAGCTCTCTTGGCTGTTTTTCTTCAGGCAATGAAGGCAATTTTGCAGAGCTCACGAACACGGGAGTTTCGACATCCTTTGCCCTCTCAAGAAGCAATTCCTTTCCCCTTTGAGTTATTCCGAAAAGAGGTACGGCACTGCCAACCTGGACCAGCGGTTTTACAAGTTCACGTATGTTCTTTGAAGCACAACTGGTGACGATATCAACATTATCCAGCAATTCCTGTGCGAACTCCCTGCCAATACCGGTCACATGTGCACCGATGATGGTCAGTTCAAGGTCCAGCTCGGATTCGAGTTCTCTCAACTCTTTTGCAGTCTCCGGGAAGACAACTGTCACAGCTATTCTTTTGTAACCGAGTTCTGCAGCCTTCCTTGTAGCT containing:
- a CDS encoding ATP-binding protein — protein: MSGNDIEGGFDQKGLDTSDPLKRELFQKTALLSGLLRSVPDLVFFKDTDGVFLACNDIFSQYVGKPVSDIVGRTSHDIFDRNKANFFRSNDRKVLDSGKSYKSVEWMDRADGTKVLLETVKAPLFTEENELIGLVGVGRDITARKHAEIELQDKKDELFQIVNGNPIPTFVINTDHDVIYWNRACENVTGIRASEMIGTQDAWRAFYKEKRPVLADLIVDGSLKSIEKLYGDKNLTSSFVEGGYQAEDFFHAINKWMFFTAAPIRDHNNKIIGSIETLQDTSIPKQAEKAIHDAKILAENASRTKSEFLCNMNHELRTPLNLILGYADLLLAQETGELNEEQHHFVEIIKFAGSRFIDLIDSLIYIAEIEEGKMELDIEMFSLPVILVDVKRMLGPNAFKKGVKLEFDIDPHVSVIYADKAKVKTILNHLISNAIKFTPAGGTVSVSVKQNNRDLHIMVRDTGIGISEEDQERLYRAFVQVDGSLNRKFEGTGLGLSIVKEFVEVHGGEISLESEPGKGSTFGVTIPLSTKESDDLVDRVWGSSGFPDLS
- a CDS encoding pyridoxamine 5'-phosphate oxidase family protein, with the translated sequence MSDDIKQKIVDCLKEHKWLNLGTVDRDGKPMVHTMAYASDGAVIYFGTGKDTRKVANMANNPYVACTVDDDEVEVMAITGLQLEGKASVVTDENEAGKAYGLMLEKFPFMAELPTESENLLFKVEPVKAYYLDYTKGFSHRDMVTY
- a CDS encoding hotdog fold thioesterase gives rise to the protein MDSTDNTSNMDDIKRYFSQECFASNSGMILTEVSKGYAKAEMMIEKRHLNILGTVHGGAIFTLADMAFAAASNSHGNVAVAINADISFVKAAFEGTLCAEAKETSISPKISTYVINVTDEKGDIVAIFNGMAYRKKNRLDIPEK